In Myxocyprinus asiaticus isolate MX2 ecotype Aquarium Trade chromosome 32, UBuf_Myxa_2, whole genome shotgun sequence, one genomic interval encodes:
- the LOC127422784 gene encoding uncharacterized protein LOC127422784 produces the protein MDGSENSGSRIGRTIWTVWGYLSGAVGRYLRPEVTDEGNQNSVVLKNTANEINREENENEAEKKEGKKFYENEKNTEVKCLLPGARMQVASAQWENTDVVINDHNEPNVNTTEKQTHHCALWSTGTDHGESVSGDVDSNGHKQKSGTRTLDVQINNENEERQKSKACVEKEAVSSEASSEDNVEHKVSETEREPEEIVDIEKMHGTNEDKKEEECDQDDHGDDDVVVCELLRDQNNAEVTVQSELYGQDVEQEKLINKRDYGETAGIRGTEYITDFPREKVVEHVIDEKEQQTVVQNQDLEKDEDYEDKETESQVKDLEVVDVFPNPLETESKKYSEEIIENEHISKNDQDKDIEESEQQDWPDSFELTCAGICNVKEVCDVMLGEIQTAQTKNIDETKSESLKSLDTLPRASEEIFEKIIPSTEIGMKTAKVVDEFFEIVTTSKDILQSDISKQDTPQTGIGSPVVSIKPEAMFSDLTGCELSREPKIGPEIGSEKTVAVDQIKTVETALGCFGEIKINFHEPNTLTEEHSQRDTVVAHSVELQLQDSKEAFEIEQDIDSFSATQNQTLQEMDKTKFSLKEHDKLKTDLTVETIATKVSSKEEKVKPFETNSQADGELLELTTESECKLPQATMNTISEPLEDGEKESLVVCEIAGTELYPADIKLDAEDAPEVKIGPVGSLTGLTRPLSPAEFLDKTLDLQKDSESYSGGQENREVRLLDKTTLEYVEEITNQCLREMIDMENILGQEVEPLVELSTEQLCDAEFQELPTCALDLKHENMEAFKESIKEMKVETAICEVVKKQKNDHTLSSVTKTTEADEQVEEKGTALEAVLCSHEDIMEIRKSVIKRRFDDVSKDVPEVMIKEENSPLTDWSTTVDLDVQALKDSSLDFGVQKSRIAVKNPLVRPPKDPRKLIFKASVEPFLPKPQPCGLLKAGQGIAVSVPSKGVIGFKLPGLGAVMPTLRKTEFGKKAKEEGEAESQLQGQEQQKSVAVKEDSVKQELASLKPKWTPPRHPGMGSPLMMAELKGKLKKPVKESNI, from the exons GGCTATCTCTCAGGGGCTGTTGGTAGATACCTCAGACCGGAAGTCACTGATGAAGGAAACCAAAATAGTGTTGTTTTGAAAAATACAGCAAATGAAATTAACAGggaagaaaatgaaaatgaagctgAGAAAAAGGAGGGTAAgaaattttatgaaaatgaaaaaaatacagaGGTCAAATGCTTATTGCCTGGGGCCAGAATGCAAGTTGCCTCGGCACAGTGGGAAAACACTGATGTGGTCATAAATGATCATAATGAACCTAATGTAAACACCACAGAGAAACAAACTCACCATTGTGCACTGTGGTCCACTGGCACAGACCATGGAGAGAGTGTTTCAGGTGATGTAGACAGCAACGGACACAAGCAAAAGAGTGGAACGAGAACTTTGGATGTTCAGATCAATAACGAAAATGAAGAGCGACAAAAAAGTAAAGCATGCGTTGAAAAAGAGGCAGTTTCTTCTGAAGCAAGCAGTGAGGATAATGTAGAGCATAAGGTGAGTGAAACTGAACGAGAGCCAGAAGAAATTGTGGACATTGAAAAAATGCATGGTACCAATGAagataaaaaagaagaagaatgtgatcaGGATGATCATGGGGATGACGATGTTGTTGTGTGTGAATTGTTGAGAGATCAAAATAATGCAGAAGTAACTGTCCAATCTGAGCTTTATGGACAAGACGTAGAACAAGAAAAGCTGATAAACAAGAGAGACTATGGAGAAACAGCAGGTATCAGGGGGACAGAATACATCACAGACTTTCCCAGGGAAAAGGTGGTTGAACATGTTATTGATGAAAAGGAGCAACAAACTGTTGTCCAAAATCAGGATCTGGAGAAAGATGAGGATTATGAAGACAAAGAAACTGAATCACAAGTGAAAGATTTAGAGGTAGTGGATGTGTTTCCAAACCCTCTTGAGACTGAAAGTAAAAAATATTCAGAAGAAATTATTGAAAATGAGCACATATCGAAAAATGATCAGGATAAAGACATTGAAGAGAGTGAACAACAAGACTGGCCAGACTCTTTTGAATTGACATGTGCAGGCATTTGCAATGTAAAGGAAGTTTGTGATGTAATGCTGGGAGAAATCCAAACTGCACAAACAAAGAATATAGATGAAACCAAATCGGAGTCATTGAAGTCATTAGATACACTGCCAAGGGCTTCagaagaaatatttgaaaaaattataCCAAGCACTGAAATAGGGATGAAAACAGCCAAAGTAGTGGATGAATTTTTTGAAATTGTTACTACATCAAAAGACATTCTGCAGTCTGATATATCAAAACAGGATACTCCACAAACAGGAATTGGATCACCTGTGGTGTCCATAAAACCTGAGGCTATGTTTTCAGATCTCACTGGGTGTGAGCTCTCTAGAGAACCGAAGATAGGGCCAGAGATTGGATCAGAAAAGACAGTGGCTGTGGACCAAATAAAAACAGTAGAGACTGCTTTGGGATGTTTTGGGGAGATTAAGATTAACTTTCATGAGCCAAACACTCTAACAGAAGAGCATTCACAAAGGGACACTGTGGTCGCCCACTCAGTTGAGCTACAATTGCAGGATAGCAAGGAGGCATTTGAGATAGAACAAGATATTGATTCCTTTAGTGCAACACAAAATCAAACACTTCAGGAAATGGACAAAACCAAGTTCTCTCTCAAAGAACATGATAAATTAAAAACTGATCTGACTGTTGAAACAATTGCAACAAAGGTCAGTTCAAAAGAAGAGAAAGTGAAACCCTTTGAGACAAACAGTCAAGCAGACGGTGAGCTTCTTGAGTTGACCACAGAAAGTGAATGCAAACTGCCTCAAGCAACAATGAATACTATCAGTGAACCACTAGAAGATGGTGAAAAGGAATCGTTGGTTGTGTGTGAAATTGCTGGAACTGAATTGtatccagctgatataaaacttgATGCAGAGGATGCACCAGAAGTGAAAATTGGGCCTGTTGGATCACTGACTGGACTAACAAGACCTTTAAGCCCAGCAGAGTTTCTGGACAAAACTCTAGATTTGCAGAAAGACTCTGAGAGTTACTCTGGGGGACAGGAGAACAGAGAGGTCAGGTTGTTAGATAAAACCACTTTAGAGTATGTAGAAGAAATAACGAATCAATGCCTGAGGGAAATGATAGATAtggaaaatattttaggacaAGAAGTAGAACCTTTGGTAGAACTTTCAACTGAACAACTTTGTGATGCAGAATTTCAAGAACTACCAACTTGTGCCTTAGACCTAAAGCATGAAAATATGGAGGCATTCAAGGAGAGCATAAAAGAGATGAAGGTGGAAACAGCAATTTGTGAAGTTGTCAAGAAGCAGAAGAATGACCATACTCTTTCATCTGTGACCAAAACAACTGAAGCTGATGAACAGGTAGAGGAGAAGGGCACAGCTTTAGAAGCAGTGTTATGTAGTCATGAAGACATAATGGAAATCCGCAAATCTGTGATTAAAAGAAGATTTGATGATGTGAGCAAAGACGTTCCAGAAGTAATgataaaagaagaaaattctCCACTGACAGACTGGTCAACTACTGTTGATTTAGATGTACAG GCATTGAAGGACTCATCTTTGGACTTTGGTGTTCAAAAATCTAGAATTGCTGTGAAGAATCCCCTAGTTCGGCCACCCAAAGACCCCAGAAAACTTATTTTCAAGGCCTCAGTGGAACCCTTTCTCCCAAAGCCTCAACCATGCGGACTGTTGAAGGCAGGCCAGGGAATTGCTGTCTCTGTGCCAAGTAAAGGGGTCATTGGATTTAAACTCCCAG gaCTGGGTGCTGTGATGCCCACACTTAGAAAAACAGAGTTTGGTAAGAAAGCAAAAGAGGAAGGAGAGGCAGAGAGCCAACTGCAGGGACAGGAACAG CAAAAGTCAGTGGCAGTAAAAGAGGATTCTGTCAAACAAGAGCTAGCGTCACTTAAACCCAAATGGACACCACCAAGACATCCTGG TATGGGCAGTCCCTTGATGATGGCAGAACTCAAAGGCAAACTCAAAAAGCCTGTTAAGGAgtcaaatatttga